The Streptomyces cyaneogriseus subsp. noncyanogenus region ACTCCGCGGACGAGGGCAAGGACAAGGGGAAGGCCGCCGCCGGGTCGGCCGAGCCCAGGGCCGCGGCCGGCTCCGCGTCCCCGGCCGCCGCCGGCGGCTTCACCGTCACGCACGTGGGCGGGCCGACCACGATCCTGGAGATCGCCGGCGCGCGGCTGCTGCTCGACCCGACCTTCGACCAGCCCAAGAAGTACAAGAGCGGTCTGGAGAAGACGCAGGCTCCCGCGTTCGGTCCCGACCGGCTCGGGAAGATCGACGCCGTGCTGCTCTCCCACGACCAGCACGACGACAACCTCGACGACTCGGGCCGCAAGCTGCTGAAGGACGTGCCCGTCGTCCTCTCCACGCCCGGCGCGCACAAGCGGCTCGGCGACCACGTCACGGGCATGAAGAGCTGGCAGACCGAGGAGCTGAAGACCTCCCGCGGCACCCTCGTGGTCACGGCCGTACCCGCCCTGCACGGCCCCGACGGGGTGGACCGCGGCGCGGACGGCGAGGTGACCGGCTTCGTGCTGAGCGGCGAGGGCGTCCCCACCACCTACATCTCCGGCGACAACGCCTCGGTCAAGGTGGCCGGGCAGGTCGGCGACCGGGTCGAGAAGGAGATCGGCCCCATCGACACGGCCGTCCTCTTCGCCGGTGCCGCCCGCACCCCCGCGATCCTCGACAACGCCCCGCTGACGCTCACCTCGCGCAACGCCGCCCTGGTGGCCAAGGACCTCGACCCCCGCCGGGTGGTCGCGGTGCACACCGACAGCTGGAACATCTACTCCGAGGACATGAAGTCCCTGAAGAAGGCGTTCCAGGACCAGGGCATCGCGGACAAGCTGGTCGCCCTGGAGCCGGACGGCACCCCGCGGAAGCTGTCCTGACCGGACGACGCCCCGGGCAGCCGTCCTGACCGTACGGCGCCCCGGCCAGCAGTCCCGTCCGCACGGCATCCCGGCGGAAGTCCTGACCGGACGGCGCCGCGCGGGCCCCGGTTACGGCTTCCCGCCGCCGCCCACCTGCGTCCGCACCGCCCCCATGCTCGCCGCCACGACCAGCGCGATGGCGGCGGCCTGGGGAGCGGTCAGGGCCTGGTCGAGGACGAGGAAGCCGGCCGTGGCGGCGAGGGCCGGCTCCAGGCTCATCAGGACGGCGAAGGTGGAGGCGGGCAGGCGCCGCAGCGCGAGCAGTTCGAGGGTGTAGGGCAGGACGGAGGAGAGCAGGGCGACCGCGCCGCCGAGCGCGAGCGTCACCGGGTCCACCAGCGCGGCCCCGGACTCGGCGATGCCGAGCGGCAGGAACAGCACCGCCCCGACCGCCATGGCGAGGGCGAGCCCGTCGGCCTGCGGGAAGCGGCGGCCCGTCCGCGCGCTGAAGACGATGTACGCCGCCCACATCGCGCCCGCGCCCAGCGCGAACGCCACACCGGCCGGGTCCAGGCCGGAGAAGTCACCGCCGCCGAGAAGGGCCACGCCCGCGAGGGCGAGGGCGGCCCAGACGAGGTTGACCGCGCGGCGGGAGGCGAGGACCGACAGCGCGAGCGGGCCGAGCACCTCCAGGGTGACGGCCGGTCCCATCGGGATACGGGCCACGGCCTGGTAGAAGAGGCCGTTCATCCCTGCCATGGCGACGCCGAAGACGATCACCGTGCCCCAGTCGGCGCGGGAGTGGCCGCGCAGCCGGGGGCGGCAGACCAGCAGCAGTACGACGGCGGCCACCAGCAGGCGGAGCGTCACGATGCCGAGCGCCCCCGCCCGGGGCATCAGGGTCACCGCCAGCGCGCCGCCGAACTGCACCGAGACACCGCCGGCGAGGACCAGGCCGACCGACCCCAGGGTGCCCCGGCGACCGGGGGAGCCGCCCGGCGTGGAAGCCGCGCGGGCGCCCGCTGCCGCGAGCTCCGGGGCGGGGACGGCCGGTGGCGGGGTGCCGGGGGTGGCGCTGGGGCTGCTCACGGGACCTTCCGGGGGCTGGTGGCTGTTCTTCCGAGGACCATCACGCGGACATCCACACGCCCGCGCTCAACGCACTGTACTTCCTAGTACAGCTGACTGAACTCAGACAGGTGCGTATCTCTCCCATGCCACTGTCTTGGCCCGGGGCGTCCCTGTCAATGGAAACCCTTGCCATGCTC contains the following coding sequences:
- a CDS encoding EamA family transporter, with amino-acid sequence MSSPSATPGTPPPAVPAPELAAAGARAASTPGGSPGRRGTLGSVGLVLAGGVSVQFGGALAVTLMPRAGALGIVTLRLLVAAVVLLLVCRPRLRGHSRADWGTVIVFGVAMAGMNGLFYQAVARIPMGPAVTLEVLGPLALSVLASRRAVNLVWAALALAGVALLGGGDFSGLDPAGVAFALGAGAMWAAYIVFSARTGRRFPQADGLALAMAVGAVLFLPLGIAESGAALVDPVTLALGGAVALLSSVLPYTLELLALRRLPASTFAVLMSLEPALAATAGFLVLDQALTAPQAAAIALVVAASMGAVRTQVGGGGKP
- a CDS encoding MBL fold metallo-hydrolase gives rise to the protein MNRSTFLRAASAAVATAASVALLAACGGEDSADEGKDKGKAAAGSAEPRAAAGSASPAAAGGFTVTHVGGPTTILEIAGARLLLDPTFDQPKKYKSGLEKTQAPAFGPDRLGKIDAVLLSHDQHDDNLDDSGRKLLKDVPVVLSTPGAHKRLGDHVTGMKSWQTEELKTSRGTLVVTAVPALHGPDGVDRGADGEVTGFVLSGEGVPTTYISGDNASVKVAGQVGDRVEKEIGPIDTAVLFAGAARTPAILDNAPLTLTSRNAALVAKDLDPRRVVAVHTDSWNIYSEDMKSLKKAFQDQGIADKLVALEPDGTPRKLS